In the genome of Streptomyces sp. NBC_00190, one region contains:
- a CDS encoding AIR synthase-related protein, producing the protein MTYTQEWDTGQVGFGPEVRAMIEESLVPGPVADRAASQGAVPDPAVVVRSGTYVVDPPFFGNGDIGRVAVCGAVNELAATGADVRHIALGIVLEAGLPLDLVRRLTASVRGAAAEAQVAIAAVDTQVVRAGEADRVFVTATAFGVPGGPPLDLGSVRPGDRIVVTGRLGSHAAHLVSLRDGLGYEHHVPSDCAPLGGLLRAVAPDIRHARTVVAGGLAEVLRRCAAGRGLTLRVEEAALPVRYEARVALGARGLAPLDAACAGCLCLFVAPERTPRVLTALRAHPYGRHAAVVGEVTADPLGEVEFRTPDGRLHTRTVPSGTVPERLL; encoded by the coding sequence GTGACGTACACACAGGAGTGGGACACCGGCCAGGTGGGCTTCGGCCCGGAGGTACGGGCCATGATCGAGGAATCGCTCGTCCCCGGCCCCGTCGCCGACCGCGCCGCTTCCCAGGGCGCCGTCCCCGACCCCGCCGTCGTCGTCCGGTCCGGTACGTACGTCGTCGACCCGCCCTTCTTCGGCAACGGGGACATCGGCCGCGTCGCCGTCTGCGGAGCCGTCAACGAACTGGCCGCCACCGGAGCCGATGTCCGCCACATCGCCCTCGGCATCGTGCTGGAGGCCGGGCTGCCGCTGGACCTGGTGCGCAGGCTCACCGCCTCCGTGCGCGGCGCGGCCGCCGAGGCCCAGGTCGCCATCGCCGCGGTGGACACCCAGGTCGTCCGCGCGGGCGAGGCCGACCGGGTCTTCGTCACCGCCACCGCCTTCGGCGTGCCCGGCGGCCCGCCCCTGGACCTCGGCTCGGTCCGGCCCGGCGACCGCATCGTGGTGACCGGGCGCCTGGGCAGCCACGCCGCCCACCTGGTCTCGCTGCGCGACGGGCTCGGCTACGAGCACCACGTACCCAGCGACTGCGCCCCCCTGGGAGGCCTGCTGCGCGCGGTGGCCCCCGACATCCGCCACGCCCGGACGGTGGTCGCGGGCGGCCTGGCGGAGGTCCTGCGCCGGTGCGCCGCGGGCCGCGGCCTGACCCTGCGGGTCGAGGAAGCCGCCCTGCCCGTACGGTACGAGGCCCGCGTGGCCCTCGGCGCCCGCGGCCTCGCCCCCCTGGACGCGGCCTGCGCCGGGTGCCTGTGCCTGTTCGTTGCCCCGGAACGCACCCCCCGGGTCCTGACCGCGCTGCGCGCCCACCCCTACGGCCGCCACGCGGCCGTGGTCGGCGAGGTCACCGCCGACCCCCTGGGCGAGGTGGAGTTCCGTACGCCGGACGGCCGCCTCCACACCCGCACGGTCCCCTCGGGCACGGTCCCCGAACGCCTCCTCTGA
- a CDS encoding DUF3558 family protein — translation MTEWDEDNQAWVEPETPDGPPPGERSRRVAIVVIAGALLSVAAGAGIWAAVRGDGDDPPDLSHALPGVTLPGATRSGPPQTTRPASTARSTPGVLADPCEAVDSATARQWKLYSPEPDRRDQVPMRVCSWTWLGAGNSTTATLSVMYTKELPMEPKPKPTSVAGIPSAMVSGNDKGCVILWPASYGEVIVMAQRGDGELTRHVCEIAADFARAVAPSVPD, via the coding sequence ATGACCGAATGGGACGAGGACAATCAGGCCTGGGTGGAGCCGGAGACCCCGGACGGGCCGCCACCGGGAGAGAGGTCCCGGCGCGTGGCCATCGTGGTGATCGCCGGGGCCCTGCTCTCCGTGGCGGCCGGGGCCGGGATCTGGGCGGCGGTGCGGGGCGACGGCGACGACCCCCCGGACCTCTCGCACGCCTTGCCGGGCGTCACCCTCCCCGGCGCCACCCGGTCGGGTCCACCGCAGACCACGCGGCCCGCGTCCACGGCGCGGTCCACGCCCGGTGTCCTGGCCGACCCGTGCGAGGCGGTCGACAGCGCCACGGCCAGGCAGTGGAAGCTGTATTCGCCCGAGCCCGACAGGCGCGACCAGGTCCCGATGAGGGTGTGCAGCTGGACGTGGCTCGGCGCCGGGAACTCGACGACCGCCACGTTGTCCGTCATGTACACCAAGGAACTCCCCATGGAACCGAAGCCGAAGCCCACGTCGGTTGCCGGGATACCGTCCGCGATGGTCAGCGGCAACGACAAGGGCTGCGTGATCCTGTGGCCCGCGTCGTACGGGGAGGTGATCGTCATGGCCCAGCGGGGCGACGGAGAGCTGACGCGGCACGTATGCGAGATCGCCGCCGACTTCGCCCGAGCGGTGGCTCCCAGTGTGCCGGACTGA